In the Ancylobacter polymorphus genome, CTCTGCTCTACAGTGTTGTTCGTGGAAGGCGGTGAGCGCGGCCGATCCGCCCCTCTAACTGAATGGCCGCTGATCGGTGCGCCGCAAGTGGTTGCTGCTAAACTGCATCAAATAGCATAGAGGACGGAAGCGAAAGTGCCCATAGCGGAAGGATTTATTTCCATAGCGACGTTCATGTTCCGCACAACGAAATAGTTCATGGGTTGCAATCCGGCAGGATATCTTGCCAGCAACTCGGCGGGCGTCGTCATGGTTAAAGGGCGCATGTTGCCTTCATCAGGCGCGCGACGGCTTCCATGGCTCCCGCATGTTCGAAGTTTTTCAGTGTCTCCAGCAGGCGGCCGGCATCTTTTCCTAAAAGTGGCGTGGCGGATTGCATGAACTTGCCGGCCGTCGCCTCCATGGACATCGGCCGTTCAGGACTTCCGGCCGCGGCGGCGACGTCCTGCACGATCTGTTGCCCCGATTTCAGTGTCACCTGCAGCCGTGCCGACGCTCGGCCGATCTGCTCGAGCGTGACGATCTCTATCCTGTCGCGCAGCCGGGTGGTTTCAGGAGCGTTCACGCTCTCGTCGGTGAAGTCCTGCGGCAAGGCGCTATGACCAAGCAGCGACATGGCGATGCAATGCGTTAGGCTGAACTTAGCCTGAAGCGGCGTGCGAGGGCTGCGATGGCTGGCCACCTTTGGCGCCAGAGGGTTGACGCAGGCGTGCACGGTCAGGATGTCGTCAGGCGAGATCTGCGCAGCCAACTGGCGGGCCGCATCGATCGAGGCATGGGTGAGCTGGCACGCGGCGTAGGGCTTGAACGTGTTCTGAAGGCTCTGCCATTCGCCATCGAGAGGCGGGTAGGGCGGGTCGATCCTGCGCTGGAACAGAACGGAGAGCACGCCCTTCTCCTGCTGAAGCAGGCCGGGCGGCGGGAGAGCGCCGGAGGCCGCCAGCGTCGCCGACATCACGCCCGAACATGCGGCCTTGCCGACGAGCAGCGGCTTGGCGATGGACCCCGCCGAAGCCATCAGGCCAGCCACCTGCGAGGCAGCGAAGTTCACCCCTCTCTCGATATGCGTCTCGTCGAGCTGCAGCAGTGTCGCGCAGGCGGCGGCGGAAGAGAGCGTTCCCATGACGGCGGTCGGGTGCCATCCGGCATCGGCCAGCGCCACGCCGGTGCCATTCATGCCCCATCGGACGCCGACCTCGAAGCCGGCGACGAAGGCGCGCAGGACTTCCGCGCCGCCGAGCCCGCGATCCATGCCCAGCGCCATCGCCGCCGCGAAGGTCGGCGCGCCGACATGGTGGACGGACGCCAGATGAAAGTCGTCGAAATCGAGGGCGTGGGCGAAGGTGCCGTTGATCAGGGCGATGGGGGCGGCGCTGCCGGTGCGGCCGTCGAACGCGACCGCTTCGCCCTGCGAGCGCCATGCATGAATGGTCTCGGCGGCCAGCCGCGCTTCCCTGTCTTCCAGGGCCGCGAAACACACGGCAAACCAGTCGACGAGGCTTTGCTTGGCCATGTCCGCGACGGCGCGGGGAAGCGGCTGCTCCCTTAGCGAGGCGACGAAGCGCGCGATCTGCGCTGCCGTATCCGTCTCGCCGTCCGTTGCCGTCATAGCGCTGTCTGCCTCGTCACATGTCGATGGCGGATGAGCGTAGGGAAGCCTTCGTCTCCCGACCCGCAGCGACTTGAGGGAATATCGTTATTGGAAATGACAGCGTCAATATGCGATATGAAATTCCGCAGAGCGAAAGAAACGAAAAACGATAATGTTGGGAGGTGCCCATGTCGTCCAATGTCTGCTTCGCCCGAATAGACGCGCCGGAAAGCGGCCCGATGATCCGCTGGCGCGACGATGTCGCGGCTCCGTCCATCGAACGCCGGCAGCCGGCGGTTCGCGTTGCGCGCTACACCGCCTTCAATGTGAACCAGTCGGCCATCGTCGCGGAACTATCCGGGGCGGGGTCGGCCGACGATCTCCCCTCGGCGCCGAAGGGCATCGAGAGCTCGGTCCTGTTCGCGCACAAGATTTCCGAGTTCCGCCAGCCATCGCTGCACGCCGACGCGTCGCCGTCGATCCTCTATTCGGTCGTCTTCGACATTCCGCAGGAATGGCACGAAGAGTTCAACGCCTGGTACGATCAGGAGCACATGCCGATGATCTTCGAATGCCGGGAGTGGCTGCGCACGATGCGTTATCGCGTGGAGGGGAGCACGAAGGCGACGCATCTGGCGCTGCACTACATTCAGGATCCCAGCGCATTCGATTCGCCGCCGCTGAAGGCCGCCCGCCTCACTCCCTGGCGCAACGCCTTGGTGAAACATCGCTGGTTCACCGACGTCGAGAAGATGATCTATTACCGCCAGGGCTGACGGCCGGAAGCCTTCCGGCGGTATCGGGTTTTAGGGGACGGGGCGATGAGCCCCGCCCTGCGCGGGCTGATAGA is a window encoding:
- a CDS encoding MmgE/PrpD family protein is translated as MTATDGETDTAAQIARFVASLREQPLPRAVADMAKQSLVDWFAVCFAALEDREARLAAETIHAWRSQGEAVAFDGRTGSAAPIALINGTFAHALDFDDFHLASVHHVGAPTFAAAMALGMDRGLGGAEVLRAFVAGFEVGVRWGMNGTGVALADAGWHPTAVMGTLSSAAACATLLQLDETHIERGVNFAASQVAGLMASAGSIAKPLLVGKAACSGVMSATLAASGALPPPGLLQQEKGVLSVLFQRRIDPPYPPLDGEWQSLQNTFKPYAACQLTHASIDAARQLAAQISPDDILTVHACVNPLAPKVASHRSPRTPLQAKFSLTHCIAMSLLGHSALPQDFTDESVNAPETTRLRDRIEIVTLEQIGRASARLQVTLKSGQQIVQDVAAAAGSPERPMSMEATAGKFMQSATPLLGKDAGRLLETLKNFEHAGAMEAVARLMKATCAL
- a CDS encoding DUF4286 family protein — its product is MIRWRDDVAAPSIERRQPAVRVARYTAFNVNQSAIVAELSGAGSADDLPSAPKGIESSVLFAHKISEFRQPSLHADASPSILYSVVFDIPQEWHEEFNAWYDQEHMPMIFECREWLRTMRYRVEGSTKATHLALHYIQDPSAFDSPPLKAARLTPWRNALVKHRWFTDVEKMIYYRQG